ATTGATAAATGCCGGATAAGAAGGTTCTCTATTATGTATGCTTTTTTGAATTTTAGGGGCAGTTTCCAGCTTTTTCAAAGCAAGCTCCATATCATAATTTGGATTGTACTTATTGGCTTCAATTTCATCCTTTAATGCCTTGATCTCATCTTCGGCAGACTGTACCGGAGGTGAACCAAAATCAGCATTTATTTGAGATGCTTTTTGAACAGGAGCATTTGCTGTACTTTGCTTAAGCAACAGTTGATACTCCGTAGGATGGTTTTTGATCCAGGTTTTCTTTTCTGCATCGCTTTTGGATGCAGGTATAGTCTGGGCGTTGGCAGCGGTTATCAATATAACCGGCACACCCATAACAAGCAGGTGTACTAAATTTTTTTTGTTCATTTTGCGTTAATTTTACTTAGGGTTGCAAATATATCAAATTTATTTGAATAATCATAAACTATATAACAGTTAATTAATAAAAAAACTCACACACCCTGTTGAATAATCCTCTTTCCTAACCCTTCCAAGAGTTTTTGAACTCCTGGAGGGGCGCTGATTGCTCCCATTATCATTAACTCCATTTTTTACATCAATACACCATCACATTATTTTCTATGGGCATCTGTAACACGTTCTAAAATAGGTCCGACTAGCAGCAACATCATCGAGAAACACGTACTGTAAGTCTGCTTGTGTCCATCCAGCGGGGCAAACAGCGGGGGTACAGCTTCCGAATGTTGTACTTGGACCCAGCATCAGTCGCACTTCCAGCAATACTTCACAACACTGCCACCCGATGCCATGGTATGGTTGCTTCCCGTGCTCCATCCTGCCGGACAGGCAGTGGTATTATGCTGCCTAAAGGACCGGCAAAATCCAGTGGTCCTGTAGCAATCCTTCACAACACTGCCGCCCGTTGCCCTGGTATAGTTGCTTCCCGTGCTCCATCCTGCCGGACAGGCAGTGGTATTATGCTGCGTAAAGCTTCCCCCTGCCCCAGCCCCCCCAGATGGTGGCGCCCATCCTCCTGCTCCTACTCCGTCTGACATCCACACATAGCCATTCGTGCCTACCGTGGTGATGAAGTAAGCGGAATTATTCACACCGGGGTTTGGGTAAGTGCCATTCAGGTCGCCCCCGGCAGCTCCTGAAGGAGGTAGTGATGTTGGTGGGGTGTGGTGCTGGTTGGCAGTTACACCTCCCAAGCTGCTGTGCTGAATTGTTGCCCCGTCACCTCCGAGGTGATCGTGTAAATCTTTGCCGGTGACATAGGTGTCCACGGTATGCGGGCCGCTGGTAAGGCGCACCCATGCAGAGCCGTTCCAGTAGTAATAGCCGGGGGTGTTGTCGGTCTGGTAAATCAATACGCTCGTTGCCGGTAAGGAAATAGCGTTTCTTTGAACTAATGTCATACGGGGAATCAATATTCCCATACTATCGGATGTTAATTCCAATAAAGCCGAAGGGTCGGGGTTGGGTTCGTTTATGCCTACGTTCTGGGAGAAAGCAGCAGTTGGCAGCAGCAATTGGCAGTAAAGAATTACACCGAGCACGGTGATGGTGATTTTCGTATTTTTCGTACTGTTTCCTGCCAGCAGGACTTTGCCGGACTGGCGTTTTTCGTTGATTTTTGTTTTCATTTTTTTTTAGTTGTTTTTATGTAATTAAAATTTCTTTGCAATAAAATTCTTTTTATTTTTTATACGCGCCAGCCCTTTTCCGGTAAATTCTACCACAAATAATCCCTGTGAAGCAGCGTAGCGGTCGCATTGTTCATCCAACCGCAAGCCGGCTATGGCGCCATAAACGGTATATTTTTTATATTGTGAAAAGAATTTCTTAAAATTTTTCAGACACTCAATCAGATGTTTAACATCGCTTACTTTTGCAGTGGTTTTTACTTCGCCCACCACTACCTCTGTATCGTTCACCAACAGCACATCTATTTCCATTGTTTCGCCCTTGCGGTGCGACAGGGTGTTGGTAGAAAACTGGTTTACTTTAATTCCGCGCTTTTTGAATAATTCCAAGGTGCCGGGTTTAACAAGCGCTTCCACAAGTTTGCCCCACTGGGTAGTGAAAAGACCTGCCAGTTTACTTATTTCTTTATCTGTTTCCTGAAACTTCTTGTCGGTTTCCTGAAACATTTGCCATACCTTTTCAAAGGTTAATGGACTTTGTGATGCAGTTGATTTCATCATTGTTAATTAATGATTAATTGGCATTTGGTAAGCAAAGTTAGTTATAATTCCTAAATTTCGCAAGTTAAAAAATATTGACACGAAGTTAAGTTGCATTATTTAATAATCCAAAAAAAATTCATATTTATTTTTTTATATTTGTTGCGAAATTAAGGTACATTTGCATATAATTATCATGAAGATATTAAAAATAGACCCTACAGGAGATACACCTGCTATATTATTAGATGCAGATAAAGGTGTGTTTAAAATTACAGGCAGATCAATGCCTGAAGATGCACAACTATTTTATCAAACTGTATTAGATTGGGTCACTCGCTATGCAGAAGAACCCAATTCAGAGACTAATTTTGTTTTTAAATTAGAATATTTCAATACTGCCTCTGCAAAATTAATTTTAGATATCCTTATTAAACTTGAAGAAATACACAATAGAGGGAAAAAAACAATATTCACATGGTATTACCATGCAAATAATAAGGACATGAAAGAAGCTGGTGAAAAGTTTGGTGAATTAGTTGAGATCCCATATAATATGTTACAAATTGATTGACAGGATCATGCTTCCGCAAACCTATCGTACTCCATTTATCCTCCTGATCAGCTTATTATCTGTTTCAGACACCTTTGCCCAGCAATACAATATCAAAACTTATACTGTGGAAGATGGTCTGGCACAAACTGGGGTGGAAGATATAATTCAGGATAAAAATGGCTATATATGGTTTGCTACTGCCGGTGGTGTGTCGAGATTTAATGGTAGAAGTTTCCAAAACTTTACTACCGCTGAGGGTCTTATTAATAACAGAGTAGCGGCAATGATGGAGGACAGGGAGGGATATATCTGGGTTGGTACCATTGAAGGCATTTCAATAATTAATCCTAAATCAGACACCCTGGAAATAATAAATATTACAACCAAAAACGGCCTTATTGGCAATGTAGTATCAACGATTTTTCAAGATTCTAAAGGGTTTATCTGGTTTGGAACTAATCAAGGAATATCAATATTGGATCCGGATCAATATGCATGGAAAATAATAACACACGTACAAAAATTTACTATTGACTTTCAAAATATCACTACTGAAGATGGTCTTGTTAATAATTCAATTAATGACATTTTTGAAGACCATGAAGGAAATTTTTGGTTTGCAACCAATGGAGGTGTTTCAAAGCTTGTCCCGCCTGCCCCGATGCGCTCGGGGAGCGACAGCGAGGGATCCCCTCCCATGTTTACTAATTTTACCGTTGAGGATGGATTAAGCCATAATGTTGTTCACTCAATTGTGGAGGATAAAGAAGGGGTCGTCTGGCTGGCTACTGAAAAAAATATAACAATGCTAGTCCCAGATAAAAATGAACCCTCCGGAATGAGCATCGATATTATTAATACCGGAAAAATATCTTTGGATAAAGATAAAAGTTGTATATTAATATTTGAGGACAAACAAGGTAATTTATGGTTTTCCTGTGTGGGGTTGGTAAAACTTGCCAGACCCGCCCGCCTGCCAAAACGCAGTGACAGGCAGGGATCAGATGGACAGAAATATGATTATTTTGGTGTATCAACTGGAGTAGAAAATGTACATTGCCTATTCGAGGACCGAGAGGGTAATTTATGGATTGGTTTAGGCGTTGGTGGCGTATTACGGTATAGAAATAAAAGCTTGTTGACATATACTACCGCACATGGTATGTCGAGCGATAATGTCAGGGCAATCGTTGAAGATAAAAAGGGCAATATCTGGATTGGAACAAGTAATGGTATGTCAAAACTTGTCCTGGGCGATAGCGAAGGCTCTTACCACCCACCAGGATTTGAAATTTTTCGTCAGAATACATCCGGTGTTTTAAACGATGGATTAATTGGAAATTCAGTATGGTCATTACTAAGTGATAGCAGAGGTAATATCTGGGTCGGTATGGGACATGGAATAACAAAATATACGCCTGCAAGTGGGAAAGGTAAAAAAGGGAAGTTCGAAAATTTTAATAAAAAACATGGCTTAAAAGATCCCGCCACCATGGCATTACTGGAAGATAGCCATGGAAATATATGGGCAGCAACCTTTCATGGCGCTGCAAAGTTCAGCCCTGATGTGCTCCAGACAGGAGAAAAAAGATTGAAACTATATACTAGCCTTGAAGGCCTCATACATAATTTTGTTTCAGCCATACATGAAGATTCAAGAGGAAATCTTTGGTTTGGAACATCTGACGGCATTTCCAGGTGTAAAGTTCCATCCCGGGATTCTGGTAGAGACGCCCAATTTGGTCGTCTCTACCAGAATCCCGGGATGGAAAATGATTCTTTGGTGTTTGAAAATTTTACTACCCAAGATGGACTTGTCAATAATCGGGTGCTTTCTATTGTAGAAGACAATGAGGGAAATATTTGGTTTGGTACGATGAGAGGAATATCGAAATATACTTATTCGGTTAATTCATTATCAA
Above is a window of Cytophagales bacterium DNA encoding:
- a CDS encoding DUF3782 domain-containing protein; protein product: MMKSTASQSPLTFEKVWQMFQETDKKFQETDKEISKLAGLFTTQWGKLVEALVKPGTLELFKKRGIKVNQFSTNTLSHRKGETMEIDVLLVNDTEVVVGEVKTTAKVSDVKHLIECLKNFKKFFSQYKKYTVYGAIAGLRLDEQCDRYAASQGLFVVEFTGKGLARIKNKKNFIAKKF
- a CDS encoding DUF1987 domain-containing protein produces the protein MKILKIDPTGDTPAILLDADKGVFKITGRSMPEDAQLFYQTVLDWVTRYAEEPNSETNFVFKLEYFNTASAKLILDILIKLEEIHNRGKKTIFTWYYHANNKDMKEAGEKFGELVEIPYNMLQID
- a CDS encoding SpoIIE family protein phosphatase, translated to MIDRIMLPQTYRTPFILLISLLSVSDTFAQQYNIKTYTVEDGLAQTGVEDIIQDKNGYIWFATAGGVSRFNGRSFQNFTTAEGLINNRVAAMMEDREGYIWVGTIEGISIINPKSDTLEIINITTKNGLIGNVVSTIFQDSKGFIWFGTNQGISILDPDQYAWKIITHVQKFTIDFQNITTEDGLVNNSINDIFEDHEGNFWFATNGGVSKLVPPAPMRSGSDSEGSPPMFTNFTVEDGLSHNVVHSIVEDKEGVVWLATEKNITMLVPDKNEPSGMSIDIINTGKISLDKDKSCILIFEDKQGNLWFSCVGLVKLARPARLPKRSDRQGSDGQKYDYFGVSTGVENVHCLFEDREGNLWIGLGVGGVLRYRNKSLLTYTTAHGMSSDNVRAIVEDKKGNIWIGTSNGMSKLVLGDSEGSYHPPGFEIFRQNTSGVLNDGLIGNSVWSLLSDSRGNIWVGMGHGITKYTPASGKGKKGKFENFNKKHGLKDPATMALLEDSHGNIWAATFHGAAKFSPDVLQTGEKRLKLYTSLEGLIHNFVSAIHEDSRGNLWFGTSDGISRCKVPSRDSGRDAQFGRLYQNPGMENDSLVFENFTTQDGLVNNRVLSIVEDNEGNIWFGTMRGISKYTYSVNSLSKGNFKNFNVKDGLSSDTPYLLIFDDEGYLYVGTNLGVDKFFVKGSSFKKIKHFGKLEGFSGIETNHNAACKDHYGNIWFGTMGGAIKYDPGLDQPNRVEPLTHISKLQLFLENFDYTIFSDSVNAITGLPEGLDLPYNKNHLTFHFTALSLTIPEKVRYKWKMEKFSFLGGSASGGDIRWSPVTQKTEATYSNLLPGSYIFMIKACNNDGLWNKNPTTFSFIISPPFWQTWWFYLLCIFSASGSVYGFVKIRERNLKREKKILKEKVEIRTRQLQGKNIELEEKNQTLAKKNKQITDSINYARRIQQAILPSDDEIKKHLHDSFILFKPRDVVSGDFYWLASLPVIPGAGKGRSVGVNEESPESLPVIVAAVDCTGHGVPGAFMSMIGNTLLNEIVNEKGITKPSEILAELNTGIKKALHQNGQETRSDDGMDISLVSIDPEKRRISFAGAGRPLYIASNGILNEIKGNPHGIGGGRKKIIKNFTHHEYTLKKGDTFYLFSDGYIDQFGGEENRKFMIERFEKLLLDINHLTMQEQFSSLENSFEEWKGSGKQIDDVLVIGVKV